In the Phaseolus vulgaris cultivar G19833 chromosome 7, P. vulgaris v2.0, whole genome shotgun sequence genome, one interval contains:
- the LOC137827803 gene encoding protein EMSY-LIKE 3 isoform X4 produces the protein MEFDLSDSSGTDDDLPPSHQRKNRFHYPDHVAVTGNGRSAIMGSGSFPRIHNDMEAQIHNIEQEAYTSVLRAFKAQSDAVTWEKESLITELRKELRVSDEEHRELLSRVNADEIIHRIREWRKGNGLQSGTVYTAEQVHNHNTSPTVSASRKKQKMSKSVASLSLGAPSPTVRRPMQPSPSTIKHGPPSGTQTKKQKTFPSSGLTSRSQVTNQGGSSGAFAAKGPAEGASYDPCIGRKVWTRWPEDNHFYEAVITDYNSAEGRHALVYDMNSANETWEWVDLKEISPEDIRWEGEDPEISRKGGQPGPRRGLKKSVSRGGVTGGGGVTGAGRGRGMTKVQPKKDSISSQNGSKKKPTDDIQILHTDKVIKEVEKVFTANPPDPIEMEKAKKMLKEHEQALVNAIARLGDVSEGESARWRTSLFTRAVFESEKTLEETTA, from the exons ATGGAATTTGATCTCTCCGATAGCAGTG GAACAGATGATGATCTTCCTCCTTCCCATCAACGGAAAAATAGATTTCATTATCCAGATCATGTTGCTGTAACTGGAAATGGAAGATCAGCAATCATGGGCTCTGGTTCATTTCCTAGGATACACAATGACATGGAAGCACAAATCCATAACATTGAGCAAGAAGCATACACCTCTGTCCTGCGGGCTTTTAAAGCGCAATCCGACGCAGTCACTTGG GAAAAAGAAAGTTTAATTACAGAGCTTAGAAAGGAGCTAAGAGTATCAGATGAAGAACACAGAGAACTTCTATCAAGAGTCAATGCTGATGAGATCATTCACAGGATAAG GGAGTGGAGAAAGGGAAATGGGCTCCAATCTGGAACTGTATATACTGCTGAACAAGTTCACAATCACAATACCAGCCCAACCGTTTCGGCATCTCGTAAGAAACAAAAGATGTCTAAATCTGTGGCTTCATTATCCTTGGGTGCACCATCTCCCACAGTTCGTCGACCTATGCAACCATCACCATCCACAATAAAGCATGGACCTCCATCAGGAACACAGACCAAAAAGCAAAAAACA TTCCCTTCATCAGGACTTACAAGCCGAAGCCAGGTCACTAATCAGGGGGGGTCTTCTGGTGCTTTTGCAGCAAAAGGACCTGCTGAAGGAGCTTCTTATGATCCTTGTATTGGAAGGAAGGTTTGGACAAGGTGGCCGGAAGACAACCACTTCTATGAAGCTGTTATAACTGATTATAATTCTGCTGAG gGACGGCATGCTTTGGTCTATGATATGAATTCAGCAAATGAAACATGGGAGTGGGTGGATCTAAAAGAG ATATCTCCAGAAGACATTCGTTGGGAGGGTGAGGATCCTGAAATATCTCGTAAAGGTGGCCAACCTGGTCCGCGTAGAGGATTGAAGAAGTCGGTGTCTCGTGGTGGAGTTACTGGTGGTGGTGGAGTTACTGGTGCTGGAAGAGGTAGGGGAATGACAAAGGTTCAGCCGAAGAAAGATTCGATTTCATCACAAAATGGGAGCAAGAAGAAGCCTACAGATGATATTCAGATACTCCATACAGATAAGGTTATCAAGGAG GTTGAAAAGGTTTTTACTGCCAATCCTCCTGATCCCATTGAAATGGAGAAAGCAAAGAAAATGCTAAAA GAACATGAACAGGCTCTTGTTAATGCAATTGCCAGGCTCGGAGATGTGTCTGAGGGAGAAAGTG CCAGATGGAGAACCTCCCTTTTCACGAGGGCAGTCTTTGAATCAGAAAAAACACTGGAAGAAACAACAGCATAA
- the LOC137827803 gene encoding protein EMSY-LIKE 3 isoform X1 translates to MEFDLSDSSGTDDDLPPSHQRKNRFHYPDHVAVTGNGRSAIMGSGSFPRIHNDMEAQIHNIEQEAYTSVLRAFKAQSDAVTWEKESLITELRKELRVSDEEHRELLSRVNADEIIHRIREWRKGNGLQSGTVYTAEQVHNHNTSPTVSASRKKQKMSKSVASLSLGAPSPTVRRPMQPSPSTIKHGPPSGTQTKKQKTVSLLVLGYQENKIPSYTSSMVIVSLAQIKLKNIDSCISLKSIQFPSSGLTSRSQVTNQGGSSGAFAAKGPAEGASYDPCIGRKVWTRWPEDNHFYEAVITDYNSAEGRHALVYDMNSANETWEWVDLKEISPEDIRWEGEDPEISRKGGQPGPRRGLKKSVSRGGVTGGGGVTGAGRGRGMTKVQPKKDSISSQNGSKKKPTDDIQILHTDKVIKEVEKVFTANPPDPIEMEKAKKMLKEHEQALVNAIARLGDVSEGESDGEPPFSRGQSLNQKKHWKKQQHNPGGVRVLDGSDGYTP, encoded by the exons ATGGAATTTGATCTCTCCGATAGCAGTG GAACAGATGATGATCTTCCTCCTTCCCATCAACGGAAAAATAGATTTCATTATCCAGATCATGTTGCTGTAACTGGAAATGGAAGATCAGCAATCATGGGCTCTGGTTCATTTCCTAGGATACACAATGACATGGAAGCACAAATCCATAACATTGAGCAAGAAGCATACACCTCTGTCCTGCGGGCTTTTAAAGCGCAATCCGACGCAGTCACTTGG GAAAAAGAAAGTTTAATTACAGAGCTTAGAAAGGAGCTAAGAGTATCAGATGAAGAACACAGAGAACTTCTATCAAGAGTCAATGCTGATGAGATCATTCACAGGATAAG GGAGTGGAGAAAGGGAAATGGGCTCCAATCTGGAACTGTATATACTGCTGAACAAGTTCACAATCACAATACCAGCCCAACCGTTTCGGCATCTCGTAAGAAACAAAAGATGTCTAAATCTGTGGCTTCATTATCCTTGGGTGCACCATCTCCCACAGTTCGTCGACCTATGCAACCATCACCATCCACAATAAAGCATGGACCTCCATCAGGAACACAGACCAAAAAGCAAAAAACAGTAAGCCTTTTGGTTTTGGGAtatcaagaaaacaaaatacCGAGTTACACTTCCTCTATGGTCATTGTTTCCCTTgctcaaataaaattaaaaaacattgatTCGTGCATCTCACTGAAGTCCATACAGTTCCCTTCATCAGGACTTACAAGCCGAAGCCAGGTCACTAATCAGGGGGGGTCTTCTGGTGCTTTTGCAGCAAAAGGACCTGCTGAAGGAGCTTCTTATGATCCTTGTATTGGAAGGAAGGTTTGGACAAGGTGGCCGGAAGACAACCACTTCTATGAAGCTGTTATAACTGATTATAATTCTGCTGAG gGACGGCATGCTTTGGTCTATGATATGAATTCAGCAAATGAAACATGGGAGTGGGTGGATCTAAAAGAG ATATCTCCAGAAGACATTCGTTGGGAGGGTGAGGATCCTGAAATATCTCGTAAAGGTGGCCAACCTGGTCCGCGTAGAGGATTGAAGAAGTCGGTGTCTCGTGGTGGAGTTACTGGTGGTGGTGGAGTTACTGGTGCTGGAAGAGGTAGGGGAATGACAAAGGTTCAGCCGAAGAAAGATTCGATTTCATCACAAAATGGGAGCAAGAAGAAGCCTACAGATGATATTCAGATACTCCATACAGATAAGGTTATCAAGGAG GTTGAAAAGGTTTTTACTGCCAATCCTCCTGATCCCATTGAAATGGAGAAAGCAAAGAAAATGCTAAAA GAACATGAACAGGCTCTTGTTAATGCAATTGCCAGGCTCGGAGATGTGTCTGAGGGAGAAAGTG ATGGAGAACCTCCCTTTTCACGAGGGCAGTCTTTGAATCAGAAAAAACACTGGAAGAAACAACAGCATAATCCAGGTGGTGTTAGAGTACTCGATGGTTCAGATGGCTACACCCCATAA
- the LOC137827652 gene encoding uncharacterized protein, whose protein sequence is MGRALLLNHTHLFSPKSLFPLSLRHRPTATATATKRFFHFYPPLACRSMDHSSIDSVTQRLSNHNLHSLNLQDLKWDHSFVRELPADPRSDSFPREVLHACYTKVSPSVQVEDPQLVAFSRPVADLLDLDHKEFERPDFPLFFSGASPLVGALPYAQCYGGHQFGMWAGQLGDGRAITLGEILNSKSERWELQLKGAGKTPYSRFADGLAVLRSSVREFLCSEAMHHLGIPTTRALCLVTTGKFVTRDMFYDGNPKEEPGAIVCRVAQSFLRFGSYQIHASRGEEDLGLVRVLADYTIRHHFPHIENMSKSESLSFSTGDEDHSVVDLTSNKYAAWVVEVAERTASLIARWQGVGFTHGVLNTDNMSILGLTIDYGPFGFLDAFDPKFTPNTTDLPGRRYCFSNQPDIGLWNIAQFTTTLQAAHLIDEKEANYAMERYGTRFMDDYQVIMTKKLGLPKYNKQLINKLLTNMAVDKVDYTNFFRTLSNIKADTSIPDEELLVPLKSVLLDIGKERKEAWTSWLKTYIHELSTSGISDDERKTSMDLVNPKYILRNYLCQTAIDAAEIGDFGEVNRLLKLMERPFDEQPGMEKYARLPPAWAYRPGVCMLSCSS, encoded by the exons ATGGGAAGAGCACTGTTACTCAACCACACCCACCTCTTCTCTCCCAAATCTCTCTTCCCACTCTCTCTCCGCCACCGCCCCACCGCCACCGCCACCGCCACCAAGAGGTTTTTCCATTTCTACCCCCCGCTTGCATGCCGCTCCATGGACCACTCTTCCATCGATTCCGTTACCCAACGCCTCAGCAATCACAATCTCCATAGCCTGAACCTCCAAGATCTCAAATGGGACCATTCCTTCGTCAGAGAATTACCCGCCGATCCTCGCTCCGATTCCTTTCCCCGCGAG GTGCTGCATGCTTGTTACACCAAAGTATCACCATCCGTTCAGGTGGAAGACCCTCAACTCGTAGCCTTCTCCCGACCAGTTGCCGACCTACTCGATTTGGACCACAAAGA ATTTGAGAGGCCAGATTTCCCCCTTTTCTTCTCTGGAGCATCGCCTTTAGTTGGAGC GTTGCCTTACGCTCAGTGCTATGGAGGGCATCAATTTGGCATGTGGGCTGGGCAGTTGGGCGATGGTAGGGCAATTACGTTAGGGGAGATACTGAATTCAAAGTCTGAAAGGTGGGAACTGCAACTCAAAGGAGCTGGAAAGACTCCCTACAGCCGCTTTGCTGACGGCCTTGCGGTGCTGCGCAGTAGCGTCAGGGAGTTCCTTTGCAGTGAAGCAATGCACCACCTTGGGATACCAACAACTCGTGCACTCTGTCTTGTGACCACTGGAAAGTTTGTCACTCGAGACATGTTCTACGA TGGCAATCCAAAGGAAGAACCTGGTGCAATTGTTTGCAGGGTCGCCCAGTCTTTTCTACGTTTTGGGTCATACCAAATACATGCCTCCAGAGGTGAAGAGGACCTTGGCCTTGTTCGTGTTTTGGCAGACTATACTATCAGGCACCACTTTCCTCATATTGAAAACATGAGTAAGAGTGAAAGCTTATCTTTCTCCACTGGCGATGAAGATCATTCTGTTGTAGATCTTACTTCAAACAAGTATGCAG CGTGGGTGGTGGAGGTTGCCGAGCGTACTGCTTCCTTGATTGCTAGATGGCAGGGGGTTGGTTTCACTCATGGCGTGCTGAACACTGATAATATGAGTATTTTGGGTCTTACAATAGATTATGGCCCATTTGGGTTTTTGGATGCTTTTGATCCTAAATTTACCCCAAATACTACAGATCTTCCAGGTCGAAGATACTGTTTTTCAAACCAGCCTGACATTGGTTTGTGGAATATTGCACAGTTCACAACAACACTACAAGCTGCTCATTTAATAGACGAAAAAGAGGCTAACTATGCCATGGAAAG ATATGGAACAAGATTTATGGATGATTATCAAGTTATAATGACAAAAAAGCTTGGCCTCCCTAAGTATAATAAGCAGCTGATTAATAAACTTCTTACCAATATGGCTGTTGACAAAGTCGATTACACAAACTTCTTCCGTACACTTTCAAATATTAAAGCAGACACAAGCATTCCAGATGAAGAGCTGTTAGTCCCACTAAAGTCAGTATTGTTAGATATTGGTAAAGAACGTAAGGAAGCATGGACCAGTTGGTTGAAAACATATATACACGAG CTGTCTACCAGTGGCATTTCGGATGATGAAAGAAAGACCTCGATGGATCTGGTGAATCCTAAATATATACTGAGGAACTATCTCTGTCAGACTGCTATTGATGCTGCTGAAATCGGTGATTTTGGAGAAGTCAATAGGTTGCTCAAACTAATGGAACGCCCTTTTGATGAACAACCAGGAATGGAAAAATATGCTCGCTTGCCCCCAGCTTGGGCATATCGACCAGGGGTATGCATGCTTTCTTGTTCTTCTTGA
- the LOC137830142 gene encoding RGG repeats nuclear RNA binding protein A-like — protein MASMNPFDLLGDDAEDPSQQIVAEQLKVVTAAPKKPQAQPNKPAQLPTKPPPPSQAVREARSDSSRGGRGGGRGIGRGRGRGGSGFNREFSNDENSFTPNAGQGALDGESGRASERSAYGGPRGPYRGGRGGRGGFGDGEAGEDGQPRRVYERRSGTGRGNELKREGYGRGNWGLQTDELGQATDEINETAKNFSEVKPSGEDDVAADGNKENPANEAEEKEPEDKEMTLEEYEKVLEERRKALQALKTEERKVDTKVFESMQQLSNKKDNFDIFIKLGSEKDKRKETLEKEEKAKKSVSINEFLKPPEGESFYSAGGRGRGRGRGRGARGGFGGYATANVTAPSIEDPGQFPTLGVK, from the exons ATGGCAAGCATGAACCCTTTTGATTTGTTGGGTGATGATGCAGAGGACCCATCTCAGCAAATTGTGGCTGAGCAGCTCAAGGTTGTCACTGCTGCTCCCAAGAAACCTCAGGCTCAGCCCAACAAACCTGCTCAGCTTCCTACCAAGCCACCTCCTCCTTCTCAGGCTG TGAGGGAGGCAAGAAGTGACTCTTCACGTGGTGGGCGTGGTGGTGGACGTGGAATTGGACGTGGTCGGGGCCGCGGAGGTAGTGGTTTCAACAGAGAGTTCTCCAATGATGAGAATTCCTTTACTCCCAATGCTGGTCAAGGTGCTCTTGATGGAGAGAGTGGGAGGGCCTCAGAAAGGTCTGCCTATGGTGGGCCTCGTGGTCCTTATCGTGGTGGCCGTGGGGGACGTGGAGGTTTTGGTGATGGGGAAGCTGGTGAAGATGGGCAACCACGGAGAGTCTATGAACGTCGCAGTGGGACTGGACGCGG AAATGAGTTGAAACGTGAAGGTTATGGGAGAGGAAACTGGGGACTACAAACTGATGAGCTTGGCCA GGCCACTGATGAAATAAATGAAACTGCTAAGAATTTTAGTGAAGTAAAGCCTTCAGGTGAGGATGATGTTGCAGCAGATGGAAACAAAGAGAATCCTGCTAATGAAGCTGAAGAAAAGGAGCCTGAGGATAAG GAAATGACTCTGGAGGAATATGAAAAAGTACTAGAAGAGAGAAGGAAGGCTTTGCAAGCACTTAAAACTgaggagagaaaggtagatactaAAGTTTTTGAATCCATGCAGCAGCTGTCAAACAAGAAAGACAACTTTGACATCTTTATTAAGCTG gGATCTGAGAAGGACAAGCGCAAAGAGACTCTTGAGAAGGAAGAAAAAGCCAAGAAG TCTGTCAGCATCAACGAGTTTCTGAAGCCACCAGAGGGTGAAAGCTTCTATAGTGCCGGTGGGCGTGGCCGCGGACGCGGTCGTGGACGTGGTGCAAGAGGTGGTTTTGGTGGCTATGCAACTGCTAACGTTACCGCTCCATCAATTGAAGATCCTGGGCAATTCCCTACTTTGGGTGTCAAGTGA
- the LOC137827803 gene encoding protein EMSY-LIKE 3 isoform X2 yields MEFDLSDSSGTDDDLPPSHQRKNRFHYPDHVAVTGNGRSAIMGSGSFPRIHNDMEAQIHNIEQEAYTSVLRAFKAQSDAVTWEKESLITELRKELRVSDEEHRELLSRVNADEIIHRIREWRKGNGLQSGTVYTAEQVHNHNTSPTVSASRKKQKMSKSVASLSLGAPSPTVRRPMQPSPSTIKHGPPSGTQTKKQKTFPSSGLTSRSQVTNQGGSSGAFAAKGPAEGASYDPCIGRKVWTRWPEDNHFYEAVITDYNSAEGRHALVYDMNSANETWEWVDLKEISPEDIRWEGEDPEISRKGGQPGPRRGLKKSVSRGGVTGGGGVTGAGRGRGMTKVQPKKDSISSQNGSKKKPTDDIQILHTDKVIKEVEKVFTANPPDPIEMEKAKKMLKEHEQALVNAIARLGDVSEGESDGEPPFSRGQSLNQKKHWKKQQHNPGGVRVLDGSDGYTP; encoded by the exons ATGGAATTTGATCTCTCCGATAGCAGTG GAACAGATGATGATCTTCCTCCTTCCCATCAACGGAAAAATAGATTTCATTATCCAGATCATGTTGCTGTAACTGGAAATGGAAGATCAGCAATCATGGGCTCTGGTTCATTTCCTAGGATACACAATGACATGGAAGCACAAATCCATAACATTGAGCAAGAAGCATACACCTCTGTCCTGCGGGCTTTTAAAGCGCAATCCGACGCAGTCACTTGG GAAAAAGAAAGTTTAATTACAGAGCTTAGAAAGGAGCTAAGAGTATCAGATGAAGAACACAGAGAACTTCTATCAAGAGTCAATGCTGATGAGATCATTCACAGGATAAG GGAGTGGAGAAAGGGAAATGGGCTCCAATCTGGAACTGTATATACTGCTGAACAAGTTCACAATCACAATACCAGCCCAACCGTTTCGGCATCTCGTAAGAAACAAAAGATGTCTAAATCTGTGGCTTCATTATCCTTGGGTGCACCATCTCCCACAGTTCGTCGACCTATGCAACCATCACCATCCACAATAAAGCATGGACCTCCATCAGGAACACAGACCAAAAAGCAAAAAACA TTCCCTTCATCAGGACTTACAAGCCGAAGCCAGGTCACTAATCAGGGGGGGTCTTCTGGTGCTTTTGCAGCAAAAGGACCTGCTGAAGGAGCTTCTTATGATCCTTGTATTGGAAGGAAGGTTTGGACAAGGTGGCCGGAAGACAACCACTTCTATGAAGCTGTTATAACTGATTATAATTCTGCTGAG gGACGGCATGCTTTGGTCTATGATATGAATTCAGCAAATGAAACATGGGAGTGGGTGGATCTAAAAGAG ATATCTCCAGAAGACATTCGTTGGGAGGGTGAGGATCCTGAAATATCTCGTAAAGGTGGCCAACCTGGTCCGCGTAGAGGATTGAAGAAGTCGGTGTCTCGTGGTGGAGTTACTGGTGGTGGTGGAGTTACTGGTGCTGGAAGAGGTAGGGGAATGACAAAGGTTCAGCCGAAGAAAGATTCGATTTCATCACAAAATGGGAGCAAGAAGAAGCCTACAGATGATATTCAGATACTCCATACAGATAAGGTTATCAAGGAG GTTGAAAAGGTTTTTACTGCCAATCCTCCTGATCCCATTGAAATGGAGAAAGCAAAGAAAATGCTAAAA GAACATGAACAGGCTCTTGTTAATGCAATTGCCAGGCTCGGAGATGTGTCTGAGGGAGAAAGTG ATGGAGAACCTCCCTTTTCACGAGGGCAGTCTTTGAATCAGAAAAAACACTGGAAGAAACAACAGCATAATCCAGGTGGTGTTAGAGTACTCGATGGTTCAGATGGCTACACCCCATAA
- the LOC137827803 gene encoding protein EMSY-LIKE 3 isoform X3 gives MEFDLSDSSDDDLPPSHQRKNRFHYPDHVAVTGNGRSAIMGSGSFPRIHNDMEAQIHNIEQEAYTSVLRAFKAQSDAVTWEKESLITELRKELRVSDEEHRELLSRVNADEIIHRIREWRKGNGLQSGTVYTAEQVHNHNTSPTVSASRKKQKMSKSVASLSLGAPSPTVRRPMQPSPSTIKHGPPSGTQTKKQKTFPSSGLTSRSQVTNQGGSSGAFAAKGPAEGASYDPCIGRKVWTRWPEDNHFYEAVITDYNSAEGRHALVYDMNSANETWEWVDLKEISPEDIRWEGEDPEISRKGGQPGPRRGLKKSVSRGGVTGGGGVTGAGRGRGMTKVQPKKDSISSQNGSKKKPTDDIQILHTDKVIKEVEKVFTANPPDPIEMEKAKKMLKEHEQALVNAIARLGDVSEGESDGEPPFSRGQSLNQKKHWKKQQHNPGGVRVLDGSDGYTP, from the exons ATGGAATTTGATCTCTCCGATAGCAGTG ATGATGATCTTCCTCCTTCCCATCAACGGAAAAATAGATTTCATTATCCAGATCATGTTGCTGTAACTGGAAATGGAAGATCAGCAATCATGGGCTCTGGTTCATTTCCTAGGATACACAATGACATGGAAGCACAAATCCATAACATTGAGCAAGAAGCATACACCTCTGTCCTGCGGGCTTTTAAAGCGCAATCCGACGCAGTCACTTGG GAAAAAGAAAGTTTAATTACAGAGCTTAGAAAGGAGCTAAGAGTATCAGATGAAGAACACAGAGAACTTCTATCAAGAGTCAATGCTGATGAGATCATTCACAGGATAAG GGAGTGGAGAAAGGGAAATGGGCTCCAATCTGGAACTGTATATACTGCTGAACAAGTTCACAATCACAATACCAGCCCAACCGTTTCGGCATCTCGTAAGAAACAAAAGATGTCTAAATCTGTGGCTTCATTATCCTTGGGTGCACCATCTCCCACAGTTCGTCGACCTATGCAACCATCACCATCCACAATAAAGCATGGACCTCCATCAGGAACACAGACCAAAAAGCAAAAAACA TTCCCTTCATCAGGACTTACAAGCCGAAGCCAGGTCACTAATCAGGGGGGGTCTTCTGGTGCTTTTGCAGCAAAAGGACCTGCTGAAGGAGCTTCTTATGATCCTTGTATTGGAAGGAAGGTTTGGACAAGGTGGCCGGAAGACAACCACTTCTATGAAGCTGTTATAACTGATTATAATTCTGCTGAG gGACGGCATGCTTTGGTCTATGATATGAATTCAGCAAATGAAACATGGGAGTGGGTGGATCTAAAAGAG ATATCTCCAGAAGACATTCGTTGGGAGGGTGAGGATCCTGAAATATCTCGTAAAGGTGGCCAACCTGGTCCGCGTAGAGGATTGAAGAAGTCGGTGTCTCGTGGTGGAGTTACTGGTGGTGGTGGAGTTACTGGTGCTGGAAGAGGTAGGGGAATGACAAAGGTTCAGCCGAAGAAAGATTCGATTTCATCACAAAATGGGAGCAAGAAGAAGCCTACAGATGATATTCAGATACTCCATACAGATAAGGTTATCAAGGAG GTTGAAAAGGTTTTTACTGCCAATCCTCCTGATCCCATTGAAATGGAGAAAGCAAAGAAAATGCTAAAA GAACATGAACAGGCTCTTGTTAATGCAATTGCCAGGCTCGGAGATGTGTCTGAGGGAGAAAGTG ATGGAGAACCTCCCTTTTCACGAGGGCAGTCTTTGAATCAGAAAAAACACTGGAAGAAACAACAGCATAATCCAGGTGGTGTTAGAGTACTCGATGGTTCAGATGGCTACACCCCATAA